A region of Vigna radiata var. radiata cultivar VC1973A chromosome 10, Vradiata_ver6, whole genome shotgun sequence DNA encodes the following proteins:
- the LOC106775010 gene encoding CBL-interacting serine/threonine-protein kinase 12 → MAAATPTSHHKKEPSNLLLGRFEIGKLLGHGTFAKVYYARNLKTGEGVAIKVIDKEKILKGGLVAHIKREISILRRVRHPNIVQLFEVMATKSKIYFVMEYVRGGELFNKVAKGRLKEEVARKYFQQLISAVGFCHARGVYHRDLKPENLLLDENGNLKVSDFGLSAVSDQIRQDGLFHTFCGTPAYVAPEVLARKGYDGAKVDLWSCGVVLFVLMAGYLPFHDQNVMAMYKKIYRGEFRCPRWFSPDLSRLLTRLLDTKPETRIAIPDIMENKWFKKGFKQIKFYVEDDRLCNVDDDVLLDNDDDVVSVASFSDYSVSESDSEVEVRRKNAPLPRPPSLNAFDIISFSPGFDLSGLFEEKEDETRFVTAAPVHRIISKLEEIAQLVRFTVRKKDCRVSLEGTREGVKGPLTIAAEIFELTPSLVVVEVKKKGGDRAEYERFCNNELKPGLQNLMVEESSTSSGLSTPQASLLRGLSEPVSDISSEIGSPCYMPSV, encoded by the coding sequence ATGGCCGCCGCCACCCCCACGAGCCATCACAAGAAGGAGCCATCGAACCTTCTATTGGGTCGTTTCGAGATTGGGAAACTCCTTGGACATGGAACCTTCGCAAAGGTCTACTACGCGCGGAACCTTAAAACCGGCGAAGGCGTGGCCATCAAGGTAATCGACAAGGAAAAAATTCTGAAGGGAGGTTTGGTGGCACACATAAAGCGCGAGATCTCCATCCTCCGCCGCGTGCGCCACCCCAACATTGTGCAACTCTTCGAAGTAATGGCCACCAAGAGCAAGATCTATTTCGTAATGGAATACGTTCGGGGGGGCGAGCTTTTCAACAAGGTCGCGAAAGGAAGGCTCAAAGAAGAGGTTGCCAGGAAGTACTTTCAGCAGTTAATCTCCGCGGTGGGGTTCTGCCACGCCAGAGGGGTGTACCATAGAGATCTCAAACCTGAAAATCTCTTGCTTGATGAGAATGGTAATCTTAAGGTCTCGGATTTCGGGTTGAGTGCGGTTTCTGATCAAATCCGACAGGATGGGTTGTTCCACACTTTTTGTGGGACACCTGCGTATGTTGCTCCCGAAGTTTTGGCGAGGAAAGGATACGATGGTGCCAAGGTGGATCTCTGGTCTTGTGGGGTCGTGTTGTTTGTGTTGATGGCGGGGTATTTACCCTTTCACGACCAGAATGTTATGGCAATGTATAAGAAGATTTACAGAGGGGAGTTTCGGTGTCCCAGGTGGTTTTCTCCTGATTTGTCCAGGCTTCTCACGAGGCTTCTTGACACCAAGCCCGAAACCCGGATTGCGATTCCCGATATTATGGAGAACAAGTGGTTCAAGAAAGGGTTCAAGCAGATCAAGTTTTATGTTGAGGATGACAGGCTTTGCAATGTGGATGATGACGTGCTTTTGGACAACGATGACGATGTTGTTTCTGTTGCTTCTTTTTCGGATTACTCGGTTTCGGAGTCTGATTCCGAGGTTGAAGTTAGGAGAAAGAATGCTCCTTTGCCAAGACCACCTAGTTTGAATGCTTTCGACATTATATCGTTTTCCCCTGGGTTTGATCTCTCTGGGTTGTTTGAGGAGAAGGAAGACGAGACCAGGTTCGTGACTGCTGCACCAGTTCACAGGATTATTTCCAAGTTGGAGGAGATTGCTCAGTTGGTGAGGTTTACAGTGAGGAAGAAGGATTGCAGGGTGAGTTTGGAGGGTACCAGAGAGGGGGTGAAAGGGCCTTTGACTATTGCTGCTGAGATTTTTGAGTTGACACCCAGTTTGGTTGTGGTGGAGGTGAAGAAAAAGGGAGGGGATAGAGCTGAGTATGAGAGGTTTTGTAACAATGAATTGAAGCCAGGATTGCAGAATTTGATGGTGGAGGAGTCTTCAACTTCTTCAGGATTGTCTACACCTCAAGCTTCCTTGCTACGTGGCCTTTCTGAACCTGTTTCGGATATTTCTTCTGAAATCGGAAGCCCATGCTATATGCCTTCCGTTTAG